The sequence ATGAAGTCTTGGTTCTGACCCGGCGACACGACCGAGGCGAAGCCGCGACCGTCGATGGTCAACGCGAACGTGCCCTGGGTTTCTTCGCAGGCGCGCACACAGCGGGAGCAGACGATGCACTTCGACGGATCGAAGCTGAAATACGGATTCGAGTTGTCCTTCTCGGACTTCAAGTGGTTCTCGCCGTCGTAGCCGTAGCGCACTTCGCGTAGACCGACGACGCCGGCCATGTCCTGCAGCTCGCAGTTGCCGTTGGCGCTGCAGGTCAAGCAATCGAGCGGATGATCGGAGATGTAGAGCTCCATGACGCCGCGGCGTACTTGCGCGAGCTTGTCGCTCTGGGTCTTCACTTTCATGCCCGGCTCGGCCAGCGTCGTACACGACGCCGGATAACCTTTACGGCCTTCGACTTCGACCAAGCACAGGCGACAGGAGCCGAACGATTCCAGGCTGTCGGTGGCGCAGAGCTTCGGGACGTTCACACCCGCCTCCACCGCCGCGCGCATGAGCGAGGTGCCGGCGGGAACGCTGATGCTCATGCCGTCGATTTCGAGCGTGACGAGCTGCTCGGATTCGCGGGCCGGGGTTCCGTAGTCGGTCGGGTTCAGTGATGCCATCTCAAATCTCTCCTCTGCAAATTGCGCCGCCGCTGCGGCTCCCTCCCCTTCAGGGGGAGGGCTGGGGTGGGGGTGGGTTTGCGTTTGTGCCTGACAAACCCACCCCCATCCTGACCTTCCCCCTGAGGGGGAAGGAACTCATTAATTAACTCAGTGCTGCACGTTACGCAGCGCTACGCGTGCGCGCCTTAATCCCGAAATCTTCCGGGAAGTGATTGAGCGCACTGACCACCGGATACGGCGTCATGCCGCCGAGCGCGCACAGCGAGCCGGCGAGCATGGTGTCGCAAAGATCGCGCAACAACGCCACGTTCGCCTCGCGATCTTGATTGGCGATGATCTTGTCCATCACTTCGACACCACGGGTCGAACCGATGCGACACGGCGTGCACTTGCCGCACGATTCGATGGCACAGAACTCCATCGCGTAGCGCGACATCTTCGCCATATCGACGCTATCGTCGAACACGACCACGCCACCGTGACCGATCATGGCGCCGATGGTGACGAACGCCTCGTAGTCGAGCGGCGTGTCGAATTGCGATTCCGGCAAATAGGCGCCGAGCGGGCCGCCGACTTGGACGGCACGGATCGGTTTACCAGTCGCGGAACCGCCGCCGAAGTCGAACAGCAACTCGCGCAGCGTCAAACCAAATGCCTTCTCTACTAGACCGCCGTGCTTGACGTTGCCGGCAAGCTGGAACGGCAACGTGCCGCGCGAGCGGCCCATGCCGTAGTTCTTATAAAAATCGGCGCCCTTGTCCAAGATAATCGGCACGCTCGCGAACGAGATGACGTTATTAATGATCGTCGGCTTACCGAACAACCCTTGCAGCGCCGGCAGCGGCGGCTTGTAGCGCACCATGCCGCGTTTGCCTTCGAGGCTTTCGAGCAGCGAGGTCTCTTCGCCGCAGATGTAAGCACCAGCGCCACGACGCACTTCGAGATCGAAGCGCTTGCCGGACTTCAAAATGTTCTCGCCGAGATAACCGCGGGCGTATGCTGCCTCGATCGCTTGGTTCAGCGCGATCTCGGCATGCGGATATTCGGAGCGAAGGTAGATGTAGCCTTTGCTGGCACCGACGGTGATACCGGCAATCGTCATGCCTTCGATCAGCACGAACGGATCGCCTTCCATGATCATGCGATCGGAGAAGGTACCGGAGTCGCCTTCGTCGGCGTTACAGACGACGTACTTCTGATCGGCCTGTGCGCCGAGCACGGTCTTCCATTTGATACCGGTCGGGAACGCCGCACCGCCGCGGCCGCGCAATCCAGCATCGAGCACGTGCTGCACCACCGCCGCGCCGTCCAACGTCAGCGCACGAATCAAACCGCGATAACCGTTGTTAGCAACGTAGTCGTCGACCGAGATCGGATCGATCACACCGACGCGGGCGAAGGTGAGGCGTTCTTGTTTCTTGAGGTAAGGAATTTCTTCGGTGGCGCCAAGCAGCAGCGGATGTTTGCCGGCTTGCAGAAAATCGCTGGCGAACAAACTGGCGACGTCTTTCGGCGTTACCGGGCCGTAGGCTACGCGACCAGTTGGTGTTGCGACTTCCACCAACGGCTCCAACCAAAACATGCCGCGCGAACCGTTGCGCACGAGCTTGATCGCCGCACCCAGCTGCGCCGCTTGCGCGGTGATCGCTTGCGCGACGGCATCGGCGCCTAACGACAGCGCGGCGGCGTCACGCGGGACATAGACGGTGATGCTCATGCCGTCTCCTTCAGATTCTTAAGAATGTCGTCGAACTTGTTGGCGTCGACCCGGCCATGCAGTTGATCGTCGATCATGACCGCCGGCGAGCACGCGCAA comes from Gammaproteobacteria bacterium and encodes:
- a CDS encoding NADH-quinone oxidoreductase subunit NuoF; amino-acid sequence: MSITVYVPRDAAALSLGADAVAQAITAQAAQLGAAIKLVRNGSRGMFWLEPLVEVATPTGRVAYGPVTPKDVASLFASDFLQAGKHPLLLGATEEIPYLKKQERLTFARVGVIDPISVDDYVANNGYRGLIRALTLDGAAVVQHVLDAGLRGRGGAAFPTGIKWKTVLGAQADQKYVVCNADEGDSGTFSDRMIMEGDPFVLIEGMTIAGITVGASKGYIYLRSEYPHAEIALNQAIEAAYARGYLGENILKSGKRFDLEVRRGAGAYICGEETSLLESLEGKRGMVRYKPPLPALQGLFGKPTIINNVISFASVPIILDKGADFYKNYGMGRSRGTLPFQLAGNVKHGGLVEKAFGLTLRELLFDFGGGSATGKPIRAVQVGGPLGAYLPESQFDTPLDYEAFVTIGAMIGHGGVVVFDDSVDMAKMSRYAMEFCAIESCGKCTPCRIGSTRGVEVMDKIIANQDREANVALLRDLCDTMLAGSLCALGGMTPYPVVSALNHFPEDFGIKARTRSAA